A single region of the Nocardioides aurantiacus genome encodes:
- a CDS encoding cytochrome P450, with translation MSGVRAGLEGQVASTLRWGLGHALPRWAIRGSAKRGDLHGRLIEATASSDAAPLELFEEVRADGPLHRSQFAYVTASLPTVKEVLTSNDVRAGVDIGSAPGPLGRLSTWAGRRAPIGPLTPPSLLVTEPPDHTRYRKLVTRVFSARAVQQLRERTEQIATELLDDLGADARAGHPVDLVERYCALLPVTVIAEILGVPAADRDRVLRFGEGAAPSLDLGLGWRHFREVEASLTEFERWLHTHIEDVRRSPGADLLSQLVTARDEDGRGLDDAELKATAGLVLAAGFETTVNLLGNGIWLLHEHPDQLRALQDDPALWPNAVDEVLRHDPPVLLTGRTVVRDTELAGTTVPRGAVVTTLLAGANRDPEVFTDPDVFDVARANAGDHVSFSSGRHYCLGAALARMEGEVGLRAVFYRFPDLALEPGARRRPTRILRGWGALPARLQTQPVATG, from the coding sequence ATGAGCGGCGTACGAGCAGGACTCGAGGGACAGGTCGCCTCCACGCTGCGGTGGGGCCTGGGCCACGCGCTGCCGCGGTGGGCGATCCGCGGCTCGGCGAAGCGCGGCGACCTGCACGGCCGGCTGATCGAGGCGACCGCCTCCAGCGACGCGGCCCCGCTCGAGCTGTTCGAGGAGGTCCGCGCCGACGGCCCGCTGCACCGCTCGCAGTTCGCCTACGTCACCGCCTCGCTCCCCACGGTGAAGGAGGTGCTCACCAGCAACGACGTCCGCGCCGGCGTCGACATCGGCTCCGCGCCCGGCCCGCTGGGACGGCTGTCCACGTGGGCCGGACGCCGGGCGCCCATCGGGCCGCTGACCCCGCCGTCGCTGCTGGTGACCGAGCCGCCCGACCACACCCGCTACCGCAAGCTGGTCACCCGGGTCTTCAGCGCCCGCGCGGTGCAGCAGCTGCGCGAGCGGACCGAGCAGATCGCCACCGAGCTCCTCGACGACCTCGGGGCCGACGCCCGCGCCGGCCACCCCGTCGACCTGGTCGAGCGCTACTGCGCGCTGCTGCCCGTCACGGTGATCGCCGAGATCCTCGGGGTGCCGGCCGCCGACCGCGACCGGGTGCTGCGCTTCGGCGAGGGCGCCGCCCCCAGCCTCGACCTGGGCCTGGGGTGGCGCCACTTCCGCGAGGTCGAGGCCTCGCTGACGGAGTTCGAGCGGTGGCTGCACACCCACATCGAGGACGTACGCCGCTCGCCCGGCGCCGACCTCCTCAGCCAGCTCGTCACCGCCCGGGACGAGGACGGACGCGGTCTCGACGACGCGGAGCTCAAGGCCACCGCCGGGCTGGTCCTGGCCGCCGGCTTCGAGACCACGGTCAACCTGCTCGGCAACGGCATCTGGCTGCTGCACGAGCACCCGGACCAGCTGCGGGCCCTCCAGGACGACCCCGCGCTGTGGCCCAACGCCGTCGACGAGGTGCTGCGGCACGACCCGCCGGTGCTGCTGACCGGCCGGACCGTGGTGCGCGACACCGAGCTGGCGGGGACGACCGTGCCCCGCGGCGCGGTGGTGACCACGCTGCTGGCCGGGGCCAACCGCGACCCGGAGGTCTTCACCGACCCCGACGTGTTCGACGTCGCCCGGGCCAACGCGGGCGACCACGTGTCGTTCTCGTCCGGCCGCCACTACTGCCTCGGGGCGGCGCTGGCGCGGATGGAGGGCGAGGTCGGGCTGCGCGCGGTCTTCTACCGGTTCCCCGACCTGGCCCTCGAGCCCGGGGCGCGGCGGCGGCCGACCCGGATCCTGCGCGGGTGGGGCGCCCTTCCCGCGCGGCTGCAGACGCAGCCCGTCGCGACGGGGTGA
- a CDS encoding TetR/AcrR family transcriptional regulator — translation MSTVGPGRRPPREEVRRALLDAAAQVFARQGVDGASVGDVAAAAGFTKGAVYSNFGSKDDLVAALVEDRVSAYLELGLAAVSDTDASLGEKARALGDRLTRAADEQRDWQLLFLELWQRAVRSGAVDGAFVDRRRELHAAVTDAVTAHLDQAGAEPPLPPAELATLLMALSNGLALERQIDPAGVPDDLFGRVLALVVGDRSAS, via the coding sequence GTGTCAACCGTCGGTCCAGGTCGCCGCCCCCCGCGCGAGGAGGTGCGCCGCGCGCTCCTCGACGCCGCGGCGCAGGTGTTCGCCCGGCAGGGGGTCGACGGGGCCAGCGTCGGTGACGTCGCCGCCGCGGCGGGCTTCACCAAGGGCGCCGTCTACTCCAACTTCGGCAGCAAGGACGACCTGGTCGCCGCGCTCGTGGAGGACAGGGTCTCGGCCTACCTCGAGCTCGGTCTGGCCGCGGTCAGCGACACCGACGCCTCGCTCGGCGAGAAGGCCCGCGCGCTCGGCGACCGCCTGACGCGGGCCGCCGACGAGCAGCGCGACTGGCAGCTGCTCTTCCTCGAGCTGTGGCAGCGGGCCGTGCGCAGCGGCGCGGTGGACGGCGCCTTCGTCGACCGCCGGCGCGAGCTGCACGCCGCGGTCACCGACGCGGTGACCGCCCACCTCGACCAGGCCGGGGCGGAGCCGCCGCTGCCGCCCGCGGAGCTGGCCACGCTGCTGATGGCACTGTCCAACGGGCTGGCGCTGGAGCGGCAGATCGACCCCGCCGGGGTGCCCGACGACCTGTTCGGGCGGGTGCTCGCGCTG